The genomic region CTGTGTCTCTTGCTATTCCCAGCTCCAGCAGTTTGGCGAATGCTGCTTTGAAGTCGTTGAAGAATAGCTCCTTGTCTTCAGCATAAAGACGCACGTACCTGGAGAACTCAGGGTCTGTTGTCAGAGCTATATCGGTTGgaagcatcatcaactccTCTTCTGTGTCAGGGTCAACAGAAGAGAACTGAGTGACACCAGATTCGGGAACTGTCTTCTCAGTCCACTTTTCGGACAGCAGGAGGCGGAAATATTGATTCGAAAATCGTGTCGGGTTGTTGACCCATTTACCCTCGAATCCCGAGTTTTCCGTATGACATCGTCCGAGACTGTGCGCGCCACTGAGGGCTACAATCTCACGGTCGTTGAATCCCATTCGGTAGAAGATGTCTCGGATATGGTCTGCTCCTTGAGCCGCATCAGGAAGACGGCCGCGAGGTGGAAGCTTGCTGTCGTCGGTAAAATCTGTTCGCCCCGGAAGCCAATCGATTTCCGGACCGCCCATGGCTCGGATGGCTGTTACACCGGCAAGCGTCCATAGGTCTGAGTATGTGATCCATGGGTGGAGACGCTTGATGGGCTCTAGGAAGAGGCGAGCGTTCTGAAGGCCGGCGTTGGCGGGATCGCCACCCTCGGCCTCGTAGCGCATGCCCGCGCCGTTTGAACCTCCAGTGTCTGTTGTCACGTCATACGTGCCAGAAGAGTGCCTATAGGCTACGTCAATTATGAACCGATGTTTGTCAGGTTTGTTGTAGACTTACCAGGCTAGGCGCACAAGAACAGGGCCGGCACTTCCATCGTCATAGTCAGGCTGTCGGAGAAGATCAATGACAGACTTTCTGACAGCTTCAAAGTCACCAGGCCTTGATGCCTGGGTTTCTGGTAGCGGCTTATCGATACTGGCCATCTCGAAAAGGCTTGGTGGAGAAAATAACGAAAGAAATTTGCGTGGCAGGGTATAAAACGAACAAATCGTACACTGGGTCAGAATCTAATTCCAAGGTCAGAGATACAGGATCTTAATAGAACGAAGGAATGACTACAAACAGAAAAGTTGAAGTGTGAAGGGATATTAAACATAAAAATCAGGAGACATTCTCGGTGCCATGTGATTGTAAATTAGACCAAGGCCCACAAGCAAAAGTCGTGATTGTGGGTCGGCAAAGACTGCCGAGGTAGATTGATAAGGATCAAGCCGAGGAAGGGATATTTCCAATCAATCATAACGAGATAAGAGAAAAAAATTAAGTAGTTCACTCTATGTTTGTTGTTCAACTTTTGCTTCGTCTTCGCCACATTTGCATCTCAATGAATGTTGCTCCAATATCTCCAACTACCCCAAATAAAAAAACTCCCCTTCGCCCGGTTGGTCAACTCGGTCTCCAAATCGGCTAGGTCTGTCGACTCCAACTCTTTTCGAAGAGTCATACCATCTTCCTATCGCTATACCTAAAGTCCTAGATTTTTGCCTTTAAAGTTAGAAACGTTCTGGCTACTGAGTTCTAGGTGGTGAATCTAAGCGCTTAGCCGCAAGGCCCAACTGGAAACAACACGTTCTGCGCTCAGCTATTACAAGCGAAAATCTGTATGGTCAGTAAGCCAAACTCATACTGCTGTATTTTCCATGCTGGTCACCACATTTCCGCTGAATATGATTAGAATTACTTCTAAAGGATATTATTACTTTGGTTcgtaatttaattataattccTTTGACATTCACCCAACGGACTTCAAAAGCGAGATACCACTCATCGCTCTAATCACTATCCAATTTCCACCAATCGGACGCTGTCTCATGAAACACTACCAATCTTCCGGATGAAACATCTTGGTAGGGACACTGCGGGTCAAGGTAATCAgtttaaaggctaaagcGCCCTTGTCATGGATGGTTGTGAACTTGTCTTTCTTGTTTCCCTGTCttcttttgttcttcttgttgtattatacttataaaatGAGGTCATTTCTTCAACTTTTGAGTCTGGCAGCTGGACTGTCCCAGGCGACAGCTACCCCTGTATTGTCCAGAGCCGCTGGTGCTGCCAAGAACCTGGTCGTCTTGTAagctttctcttttccattGATGCTATCGTTCTCATAAAGCTCTCAGTGGCGATTCATACTCGACTGTCGGCTTCTGGCCCGGAGGCGACTTGCCCAGCCCTGGCAGCCCTCTCGGAAATCCCGCTCTACCAGGACAGACAACAGCAAATGGATTGAACTGGGTGGGCCAATTGGCCAGCGTGCTGAATACTTCTTCGGTCCTGACTTATGACTTTGCTGTCACTGGCGCTACCGTTGATAAAGAAATCGTCTCGACATATGCACAGTACTGTGTTGATGATCAGGTGGCCCAGTACAGAGAATATGTCGCAAACAAAATCAGTTCTGCAGAAACACTTGTCGCCGTATGGATCGGGATCAATGATCTCGGTGAACCATTCTGGAAGAAATCGGCAGCGCCAATTGAGAAGACTATGGATCGGTATTTCGAGCTTTTGAAGATGCTGTCTGAGGCTGGACTAAAGAAGTTCGCCCTCCTCACTGTTCCTCGTAAGTCGTTTTCCCCTATTCCATAACCCAAACTAATGCCGTACCAGCATTCGCGGACCAAATTCCGGCTATGATCGGCCAGTCCGAATCAGACCTCAAGACGCTTCGTGCAGACATCATTGCCTATAACAAAGCTCTGACTGAGCGCGCTGCTACTTTTTCAAAGTCTGGCTCAGGTATCGAGGTGACCGTGTTTGACACGAAACCTACTTTTGACACCGCAGTCAAGAACTTCAAAGAGTATGGGGCCAAGGATGCGACATGCTATGGTGCAAATGAGTGCCTCTGGACTGATACATATCATGCCGGTGTCGCTATTCACAAAGCTCTTGCCACGAATTTTGCGGAGGGTGTTAGTAAAGTTTTCACGTTCTGAGCATTTAATATTGTAAAATAGTTGCGCTGGTAGCCGTAGAGtcaattaattaacctttcAACACCCTTGTTAGAGATCGCTAGTTTGTTGGTTTGGCGATGAACACACCGGGGCATTTAGCCGAGCCAGCATTTGAAGTGCCCCTCACGTTCCAATCACGACATGCAATTTTATCCCTCACCTATTGTTATTACTGTCGACATAATGGCCGACCCTATCTCGACTGCCGATCCCGTGGCGCTagaagttgatgaggctgataCCAACACTGCTAGCGATACTGACTCTCTTGGTTCAATTGAAGGGAGCTCCACTTCGTCAATTACCTCAAGCATCCTCAAGTATCGCCAAGAGAACGGCCGCACCTATCACGCGTATAAGGACGGCCAGTATGTGATCCCCAACGACGAGCAGGAGCAGGATAGGCTCGATTTACAACatcatctttttcttctcacCTTTGATCACAAGCTCTATTTATCCCCCGCCGGCCGAGAAGGTCGTCAACTACACAATGTTCTCGACGTTGGGACAGGTACTGGACTCTGGGCCATGGACTTCGCCGATGAGCATCCCAGCGCTTCGGTCATCGGTATTGATCTCAGCCCCATCCAAAGTCCCTTCGTTCCTCCGAACTTGAGCTTCCAGGTCGACGATATTGAAGAGCCGTGGACATTTCATGTCAAGTTCGATTTCATCTACAGTCGCATGATGACTGCATCCATCGCTGACTGGCCCGGTTTCTTCGCCAAGGCCTATGACAATCTCAATCCCGGCGGCTGGATCGAACTGGCAGACATTTATCCAATTACCAGCGATGATGGAACTCTCGCAAAAGACTCGGCAACTCATGAATGGGTCACCAGATTGTTGGACGGCACAAAGATGATTGGAAGACCATTCGATGGGGCGAATAAGTACAAGGAACAACTCGAAGCCCAGGGCTTTCAGAACGTCCAACAGGTCGTGTTCAAGTGGCCTCAGAATACCTGGCCGAGAtacaagaagcacaaggagcttggtgagCATAAATCCTTGCTCCAGTTCTCTAGGTTTGCGAAGATACTGACCGCGTGTAGGTGCTTGGAATCTTGAGAACATCAGCTCGGGCCTCGAAGGTCTCAGCTCTGCTGTCTATACACGTGTCCTCGGTTGGACTAAAGAAGAGCTGGATGTATTACTCGCCAAGGTTCGCCGCGAAATGAAAGACAGAACTATTCATTCTTACTGGCCTATGTAAGTCAAGGAGCTACATCGGCAATACAATAAGCTAACCTATCGAAGATATGTTGTATATGGGCAGAAGCCAGAGAAATGAAGGGGTGCCTTCTTAGAGCACGCGTTGCTTCTCTCTTGAACTGGCAAAGTTAAACAGCCAAAATACTATTGAGTTCTTTCTGATTGAAACTCAGTTCGACTTTCGTCATGTAGATAATTCCAAGATACAATATGCTACCTCGCCCTTTCACACCCGTCCAACTTCCTCACATTCCATCAACTGTACGAGTCTACTTCGGAGCGAACTTTTCCAGAGTCCTAGTGATAAGGTTGTAGGTTGAGTTCTTGTCCAAACTCAGGTACAAGTCTGAGCCCTCATTGAAACTACCCCAAGCAGTCCATCCATACCAGACATCACTGTTGCGATCGAGAAATGCCAGCATAGATTGAATCGTGTCAGCACATTGAGGGAAAGGTCCACCTCCAAACTCTGTGACCATTCCTTGAAAGCCATTACGGCGCAAGATGTGAGTGACTTCCTCAAACCTCTTGACAAAACCACTCCAGGGTTCGCAGAGACCATATGCACCGGCGATATCGTCAAAGTACTGGTGGAAGTCGTAGAGAGTGTTGTTGGCGGGGTCTTGAATGAGGCCGGGACCGATACCTGGTTGAGAGAAAGCCTCCCAGTCAACAAGGCGAGCAAATTGTGTTCCTGAGACAAGGATTTTCTGTTTGTCGGTGACATTTCGAATCGCAAGGATTACAGCCTGGTTTGTCACGCCCCATTTGGTGATGTCAAGATCATGAGCTGGAGAACTGTCAGTTTGACCACAGGCAATGGACTATGGGTTGAGAGGTGCTCGGGATTTTACATACGTTCATTCATGAGTTGGAAGATGACCTTGGGGTTTGATTTGTATCTTTCGGCAAGCCTTGTCCAGAGATCGGCAAAGTGGTCGTtcgtgatggtgatgttggggtTGAGGAATGACACTTCAGGTTGTCCAATCACGGCGCAGTACCAACGTGCATAGTTGTGCTGGAACAATCAGTGTGCGTACAACGAAATGAAAGGGGACGATGTCTAATTACAATATCCAGGATGGCTTGTCCACCGTCATCGGTAATAGCCTTGACCAGCTTGTCAACTGCTTCCATGTTGGTCTCATTCAGGCTGCCCCCAAGCGAGGTCTGGACATGTTGCCAAGCCGTAGCAATTCGAAAGAGATTGAAGCCTTTGTCGTGCCATGACTTGTAGTCTTCAACTGTATTGATGTATGGATAGCTGTGATAACTTGGCCTGCAGGACAGGTCGAGGAAGGTGTTGTAAGCTGATCcgaggatgttgacatcGTTGGCGAGACCAAACAAGTTGACACTGCACATGTAAGTCAGTTTTCCCTTTGATAGATGATCATGCTAAACCTACCCTGCCCATTTTACTTGGCTGGCAATGGTAGTTTGCACTGCGAAAAGCAACGTAAAAGTCTTGAGCTGCATGATGAAAATGAAAGAGAAGACTGTGGTCATTTGATAGACTTGACTGAGACTGCGAGAAGGGactactttataataatcttgctgctgatgcgCTCATAATTCAATAATTTCTTTGATCAGTGGCAGTGCCATGTTCGAGCTTGACTAACACTTCACCTCGCACTCCAGTTCCTGTAAGAGTAGTCTGAGACGATGATCCGTCAGCTTCGGCGGAGCCACGCTAGACAGCACCTCGCGATCCGGCCCCACCACGGAAGCTGAGAATCCCGCTTTCTTACGACGATCCGGAATCGCCGGCACAAATGATCAAGGAGTCACTCTCATTGAATTACATTGAAATAACGGTCAATTTAATCAATGAACTGTTTCCAGCATCGCGTACCGTTAGCGGCAATCAGTTCGTTGATGGCGAGCGCTGGTGAACCTTAGGACGCAGGCCAAGCAAAGCAGTTCTCAATATTTCTCTAGGATCTGCGCCCCAATGAAAAGTCCTTTCGTAGTAGATATTCTTTCCATAACTCTCGCAACCCATTCTTGAATGATCGGAAAATCGCTCAGGTGATTATAAGCGACTTTCAGTGGGAATAGCAGGTTGAACGCTCCCGATGCACCACTTTCGTTCTGTAACATATAATCAACGCATTGACATATCGCCTGTGCGTTGCGGTACCGGTTTTCATGGTTCCAGAACACAAGCTCCGATGCCTCTGGAAATTGACTTTCGTCGGGAGACATACCTTCATCGAAGACGCAATAGTTGTCTGGCAATGATATCAACTGCCCCAGTATTGAATGCAATATCAAGTGAGTTGTGTTGAAGTAAACAAATTCGATGGCTCTTTCGAGATCAGAGAAGCATAGGAATTGCTCCAGTGTGTCATGGGCTAGTTCTGATGACCCGTGTACCCTCTTCTGTCTCCAGCAACTATGAGGATATATGAAGTTCCATGAGATTCGTAAAGAGCTGAGCTGTTCGAAAGACGCCTGCAACTTTTGGCTTATAAAATTTGCAGACACTGGGGAACTCTTCGCTTTGAAAACATTATCGAGGTCCTCCATCATGC from Fusarium fujikuroi IMI 58289 draft genome, chromosome FFUJ_chr04 harbors:
- a CDS encoding Putative heme-binding peroxidase, whose amino-acid sequence is MASIDKPLPETQASRPGDFEAVRKSVIDLLRQPDYDDGSAGPVLVRLAWHSSGTYDVTTDTGGSNGAGMRYEAEGGDPANAGLQNARLFLEPIKRLHPWITYSDLWTLAGVTAIRAMGGPEIDWLPGRTDFTDDSKLPPRGRLPDAAQGADHIRDIFYRMGFNDREIVALSGAHSLGRCHTENSGFEGKWVNNPTRFSNQYFRLLLSEKWTEKTVPESGVTQFSSVDPDTEEELMMLPTDIALTTDPEFSRYVRLYAEDKELFFNDFKAAFAKLLELGIARDTEGNITNSDNEKGGYRSAPKKSDSVSTNAEFGQGAKTNGCPVMHARAKL
- a CDS encoding related to methyltransferase, with the protein product MADPISTADPVALEVDEADTNTASDTDSLGSIEGSSTSSITSSILKYRQENGRTYHAYKDGQYVIPNDEQEQDRLDLQHHLFLLTFDHKLYLSPAGREGRQLHNVLDVGTGTGLWAMDFADEHPSASVIGIDLSPIQSPFVPPNLSFQVDDIEEPWTFHVKFDFIYSRMMTASIADWPGFFAKAYDNLNPGGWIELADIYPITSDDGTLAKDSATHEWVTRLLDGTKMIGRPFDGANKYKEQLEAQGFQNVQQVVFKWPQNTWPRYKKHKELGAWNLENISSGLEGLSSAVYTRVLGWTKEELDVLLAKVRREMKDRTIHSYWPIYVVYGQKPEK